AACTCGTTTTGATCGGTTGGATCATTTACATACAAATCGAGCGGGTCACCAATATTTTTTCCTGCGGGTAATGTTTCTTCATCATTATACAAGTACTCAAAAATGTAGTAAGTACCATTTTTTCTATCATCGTTTGGATCTTCATTTAAGAGGTTTATCATATAATTGTTTAGAGACAAAAACCCTACTCCAGCTCCTCCATTCTCTACAGAATGAACAAGACCAGGAGCTGCATGGTATTGCGAAACAATATTCCAATTTAAAATATGTTCTCCACCACCTCCAATCGTTTCTCTTGCAAACAAGGCTGCAAACAATGTTTCGGAATGGTTTATATCTCCTGCAAAAACTTCTTTTGTTGTCGGCACCAAGCTATGGCTGCCACTTTCAATAACAGCATCTGTTTGCGCTGCTGCTGTTGCCCAATCTTCTTGCCACATAGCTACCTTTGCTCGAATGTGTCTTGCCGCACCTTGCGTAAATCTCCCAAATTGAGGTGTTGTATAGTCTAAATTTTGGATAGCAAAATCCAAATCGCTGGTTATTAAAGCAAATATTTCTTCTTTAGAAGATTTATTTTGAGGTACATCAAAAGCATTCTCTGGAGTTGTAGGTTCGGTCGTTACAAATATGTTGTTAAAAAGACGGTATAGTACGAAAAACGAGTTGGCTCTCATACACTTTGCTTCTGATAGAATCTGATTTTTTCTATCTTCATCAATTCCGTCCAAATTTTCTGCTGCTTGAATAATCGCATTCGAACGATCCACAATTTTGTAAAAATGAACCCAGTATTTGTTGATCCCTGATTCCGTCCCAAAATCTCCGATACTTGCGCCCCAAAGTAGGCGACTATACAGGGAAACTTCTCCCGTAACTCCTACTCCAAGGTCACTTTTAGCCTGAAGAATAAGTGGATAGGCCCCATTCAAACTATTGTCTTCATAGATTTGGCGATTAAGCGTGTATAAACCAACTACAGCCGATTCCAGTCCTTCTGCTGTAGTGTATAAGAAATCTACAGAGGTATCAGAAAGTAATTCATCTTTCAGAAAATCATCGCCACAGGAGGTGAAAATTAATGCAATGAACAGCATCCAAATGCTTTTCTTAAAATTTATTTGAGTATATATGTACATGTTTATTTTTTTAAGTATTTTTTTTACAAGTTAGACTGCTTTCTTTTTAGAACATGGAAGGCAGATGACTTTTTTTGACTTCTGACAATGAAATGGTCTGCCCTCTGTCTTCTACTAAATAGTTGTGACTAAAATCCCAATTTAAGACCGAAGGTCAAATTTCGAGTTTCTGGGAAACCAGTAAATGTTCCTCCATCATCATTGTTTTGAACCAAATCTTGTTCAGGACTGTAAGAACGAAAATCAGTGGCTGTCAATAGATTAGTTCCAGTAAAATATATATTCACATTGCTGATTCCTATATTATCCAACATCTTCGCTGGAAAAGTATAGCCTAAAGTTACTGTCCTCAATCGAACATAAGAGGCATCTCTTACTGCAAAAGGAAACAAATGTAAGTGCGTATCTGGCTTGGGGCGAGGATACTCCGTTGAAGGAAATTCGGGAGTATAATACTTAGCCCTAATACCATTGAGAGCACCTTTCCACAACTCACCATTTGCCAGCACGTTATTCAATTTTGTAGCACCTTGTACGATAAATACATCCACAAACAAGCTAAATCCTTTGTAACTTATGTTTGAGTTGATAGAGCCATACCAATCTGGGTCTGTATTGGTAAAGACATTGTCTCTATTATCAATTTGACCATTTCCATCTTGATCCACTACACGAATATCGCCAGGTGAAGCCAACGGGTTTCCACTCCCAGCAATATCATCTCCTTCTTGATAAATTCCATCGTATTGTGGTAGCCATATATTGTTGATAGATTGTCCAACTGACAAACGCCGTCCATCCGTACCTGTAATGTCAATCGGGTTTCCTTCATCATCAACTTCTCCTGTAAGGGCAAGAATTTTATTCCTGTTCTTGGAGAAAATCGTACCGACAGACCAACTAAATTCACTTCCTCTAATCAGATTAGTTGTCAGACTCGCTTCTAATCCTTTGTTTTCCAACTCACCTACGTTGAATCGAATGACATTAAAACCAGTCGTTCCTGCAATCGCTCTATCCAATAGCAAATCACTTGTTTTGGCATGATAATACTCAATCGTTCCTTCAAATAAATTATTGAACAATCTGAAATCCGTTCCTATATTGAAGGTTCTGGTAGTTTCCCATTTTAGGTTAGGGTTCGGCAATCTTGAAGAAGCAGTAGCACCACTTACTGTTCCACTACCAAATACATAAGGTATGTCATCGGCTTTCCCAAGGGTTTCCAAAGAATTAATCCCTTGGTTACCCGTTGCACCATAACTAAGGCGAATTTTTAATTCATCGACTGCGGTTACATCTGCCATAAATGGTTCTAAATGAGCTTTCCAAGCAGCAGATGCAGCAGGAAAAAAGCCCCATTTATTGTCTTCAGAAAATACAGAAGCACCGTCTGCTCTTGCAGTAAGTTCCAATAAATAACGATCCAAATAGTCATAACGCACCCTACCCAAATAGGAAAGTAATCTTCGCTTGGAAACATCTCTGGCATTACTCAACAAGTTAGTTGCATCTCCATTATAAGCTAAGGCATCATTGGTGAAGCCTGATTTTTGAATTTGATTAAACTCTTTCTTTTGTTCGTCAAACGCTTGAACCGCTGTAAAATCAATAGAGTGATTCTCTCCAATTTCAGGAGCATAGGTCACAATATTTTCAATTAATGATTGTCTGAACAAGGTATTTTCGATTTGTGCAAAACCA
The Chitinophagales bacterium genome window above contains:
- a CDS encoding RagB/SusD family nutrient uptake outer membrane protein; this translates as MYIYTQINFKKSIWMLFIALIFTSCGDDFLKDELLSDTSVDFLYTTAEGLESAVVGLYTLNRQIYEDNSLNGAYPLILQAKSDLGVGVTGEVSLYSRLLWGASIGDFGTESGINKYWVHFYKIVDRSNAIIQAAENLDGIDEDRKNQILSEAKCMRANSFFVLYRLFNNIFVTTEPTTPENAFDVPQNKSSKEEIFALITSDLDFAIQNLDYTTPQFGRFTQGAARHIRAKVAMWQEDWATAAAQTDAVIESGSHSLVPTTKEVFAGDINHSETLFAALFARETIGGGGEHILNWNIVSQYHAAPGLVHSVENGGAGVGFLSLNNYMINLLNEDPNDDRKNGTYYIFEYLYNDEETLPAGKNIGDPLDLYVNDPTDQNEFLTYYLRQNPGVIKFLDENAEPTDRNHYKNIMVYRLAETYLIGAEAHMMLGETAKALEYLNAVRNRANAASKTTIDLQTILDERARELAFEGQRWYTLKRTGKLYEFLLDHMNNDNMNESYPEGNPKVILREYMENWPIPPQQIDLLGPSYPQNEGYN
- a CDS encoding TonB-dependent receptor — encoded protein: MIKLKLAIIAIIILSSLNAFSQTKTISGIVTDASGASLPGASIVVQNTNKGTVTDIDGNYTLQDVNASDQLVFSFIGMTPQVVVVGEQTTINITLQESSEYLDEVTVVGYGTRKKSNVVGAVTSVNLEEATALPTTNVSEMLRGRAAGVQVNLADARPGGSSNIVIRGNVSVAPNGNSPLIIVDGLPFDNLNDVAPDDIANIEILKDASSTAIYGSRASNGVILVTTKSGKAGQINLNYHGFTTTQTITRNFNQYDGQQYIDLKREANRNRFTGEYLNDLNVFSPFELDAIANQEFVDWEDLILDNALLQSHALSLSAGSEKTKVFSSINYFDQDGIIPNSGYRRAAFKLNLDQQITDRLSLKGIFNYQNANQDQETGDLNFTNITPLAKPFDENGELVKFYLGPNNTAVSPLWNQRESVDETKINLTDVNITLNYQIFPGLSYSLRTFQRNRNTNRGLYRTSLHSAGDEGVGGFAQIENTLFRQSLIENIVTYAPEIGENHSIDFTAVQAFDEQKKEFNQIQKSGFTNDALAYNGDATNLLSNARDVSKRRLLSYLGRVRYDYLDRYLLELTARADGASVFSEDNKWGFFPAASAAWKAHLEPFMADVTAVDELKIRLSYGATGNQGINSLETLGKADDIPYVFGSGTVSGATASSRLPNPNLKWETTRTFNIGTDFRLFNNLFEGTIEYYHAKTSDLLLDRAIAGTTGFNVIRFNVGELENKGLEASLTTNLIRGSEFSWSVGTIFSKNRNKILALTGEVDDEGNPIDITGTDGRRLSVGQSINNIWLPQYDGIYQEGDDIAGSGNPLASPGDIRVVDQDGNGQIDNRDNVFTNTDPDWYGSINSNISYKGFSLFVDVFIVQGATKLNNVLANGELWKGALNGIRAKYYTPEFPSTEYPRPKPDTHLHLFPFAVRDASYVRLRTVTLGYTFPAKMLDNIGISNVNIYFTGTNLLTATDFRSYSPEQDLVQNNDDGGTFTGFPETRNLTFGLKLGF